A region from the Mycolicibacterium litorale genome encodes:
- a CDS encoding enoyl-CoA hydratase, translating to MREFVGVHTGDEQPGIATLLLSRPPTNALTRQVYRELISAADELAGRDDVGAVILFGGHEIFSAGDDVPALRTLDEDESAAAADLARRAVAAVAAIPKPTVAAVTGYALGSGLTLALAADWRISGDNVKVGSTEILAGLAPGPDATARLARAVGLSHAKDLVFSGRFVGAEEAHALGLIDELAAPDGVYDAAVAWGKRFSAHPPEVLAAAKAAFAR from the coding sequence ATGAGGGAGTTCGTCGGCGTCCACACCGGCGACGAGCAGCCGGGGATCGCCACTCTGCTGCTGTCGCGTCCGCCGACCAATGCGCTGACCCGTCAGGTGTATCGCGAATTGATCTCGGCCGCAGACGAACTCGCCGGCCGCGACGATGTCGGCGCGGTGATCCTGTTCGGCGGGCACGAGATCTTCTCGGCCGGTGACGACGTCCCCGCACTGCGCACCCTCGACGAGGACGAGAGCGCGGCCGCCGCCGACCTGGCCCGCAGGGCCGTCGCCGCGGTGGCGGCCATCCCGAAGCCGACCGTCGCCGCGGTGACCGGCTACGCGCTGGGCAGCGGCCTCACGCTGGCGCTGGCCGCCGACTGGCGCATCAGCGGTGACAACGTCAAGGTCGGGTCGACCGAGATCCTCGCCGGTCTGGCGCCCGGCCCGGACGCCACCGCGCGACTGGCGCGGGCCGTCGGCCTGAGCCACGCCAAGGACCTGGTGTTCTCCGGGCGCTTCGTCGGCGCCGAGGAGGCGCATGCGCTCGGTCTGATCGACGAGCTGGCCGCACCCGACGGCGTCTACGACGCCGCGGTGGCCTGGGGGAAGCGGTTCAGCGCACACCCACCCGAGGTGCTGGCTGCCGCCAAGGCCGCCTTCGCCCGTTAG
- a CDS encoding class I SAM-dependent methyltransferase — protein sequence MTSIDHTSADLPASNPHATAEQVEAAMTDSKLAQVLYHDWEAETYDEKWSISYDQRCVDYARGRFDAAVPEEVQRQLPYDRALELGCGTGFFLLNLIQAGVARRGSVTDLSPGMVKVATRNGQSLGLDIDGRVADAEGIPYDDDTFDLVVGHAVLHHIPDVELSLREVIRVLKPGGRFVFAGEPTTVGNRYARELSTLTWRIATNVTKLPMLSDWRRPQTELDESSRAAALEAVVDLHTFDPADLEKMARSAGAVEVRTASEEFTAAMLGWPVRTFEAAVPPGRLGWGWAKFAFNSWTTLSWVDANVWRRVVPKGWFYNVMITGVKPS from the coding sequence ATGACGAGTATCGACCACACGTCCGCCGACCTGCCCGCGTCCAACCCGCACGCGACCGCCGAACAGGTCGAGGCCGCGATGACCGACTCGAAGCTCGCCCAAGTGCTCTACCACGACTGGGAAGCCGAGACCTACGACGAGAAATGGTCGATCTCCTACGACCAGCGCTGCGTGGACTACGCCCGCGGCCGGTTCGACGCCGCCGTACCCGAGGAGGTGCAGCGGCAGCTGCCCTACGACCGCGCGCTGGAGCTGGGCTGCGGTACCGGGTTCTTCCTGCTCAACCTGATCCAGGCCGGTGTCGCCCGGCGCGGATCGGTGACCGACCTGTCACCGGGCATGGTGAAGGTGGCCACCCGCAACGGTCAGTCGCTGGGGCTCGACATCGACGGTCGCGTCGCCGACGCCGAGGGAATCCCCTACGACGACGACACCTTCGACCTGGTGGTCGGGCACGCGGTGCTGCACCACATCCCCGACGTCGAACTGTCGTTGCGTGAGGTGATCCGGGTGCTCAAACCGGGCGGCCGGTTCGTGTTCGCCGGTGAGCCGACGACCGTGGGCAACCGCTACGCGCGGGAACTGTCGACGCTGACGTGGCGGATCGCCACCAACGTCACGAAGTTGCCGATGCTGTCGGACTGGCGGCGCCCGCAGACCGAACTCGACGAATCGTCGCGCGCGGCGGCCCTGGAGGCCGTTGTCGATCTGCACACCTTCGACCCGGCCGACCTCGAGAAGATGGCGCGCTCGGCGGGGGCCGTCGAGGTGCGCACGGCCAGCGAGGAATTCACCGCCGCGATGCTGGGCTGGCCGGTCCGCACCTTCGAGGCCGCCGTCCCGCCGGGCCGATTGGGTTGGGGCTGGGCGAAATTCGCGTTCAACAGCTGGACGACGCTGAGCTGGGTCGACGCCAACGTGTGGCGCCGAGTCGTGCCGAAGGGCTGGTTCTACAACGTGATGATCACCGGGGTCAAGCCGTCCTAG
- a CDS encoding THUMP-like domain-containing protein, with protein sequence MVLQRDDHRGQAVLGFDLESVAYLGSDEGRLALDEVAELPLTAASIVADIASVRARFADRAGVLVETVRLRRKAADKLPGTADWLFTDEALQQATAGAVAAHRARRLAGERVHDATCSIGTELAALADRADYVVGSDLDPVRLAMARHNLDRGGARVPLLRADALRPVTRDTVVLLDPARRSGGRRTFDPRAYSPPLDAVLDTYAGRGFVVKCAPGVDFAAVRRLGFAGEIEIVSHGGGVREACLWSAGLAPAGVTRRASILDRNEDLTDADPEDCPVAPAGRWIVDPDGAVVRAGLVRHYAARHGLWQLDPEIAYLSGDRLPDGVRGFEVLEQVAYQEKRLRQALAAHDAGALEILVRGVDVDPDALRRRLKARGGTALSVVVTRLGSGTASRATAFLCRPSR encoded by the coding sequence CTGGTTCTACAACGTGATGATCACCGGGGTCAAGCCGTCCTAGGGTTCGATCTCGAATCCGTTGCCTACCTCGGCAGTGACGAGGGGCGGCTGGCCCTGGACGAGGTGGCGGAGCTCCCGCTGACCGCGGCCAGTATCGTCGCCGACATCGCTTCTGTCCGTGCGCGATTCGCCGACCGTGCGGGCGTGCTCGTCGAGACGGTGCGGTTGCGCCGCAAGGCCGCCGACAAACTCCCCGGCACCGCCGACTGGCTCTTCACCGATGAAGCGCTGCAGCAGGCCACCGCCGGTGCCGTCGCCGCGCACCGGGCGCGGCGGCTGGCCGGTGAGCGGGTGCACGATGCGACGTGCTCGATCGGGACCGAGCTTGCCGCACTGGCGGATCGGGCCGACTACGTGGTGGGCAGCGATCTGGATCCGGTGCGGTTGGCGATGGCCCGCCACAACCTCGACAGAGGTGGCGCACGAGTGCCCCTCCTGCGTGCCGACGCACTGCGGCCGGTGACCCGCGACACCGTCGTCCTGCTCGACCCGGCCCGCAGAAGCGGTGGCCGGCGCACCTTCGATCCGCGCGCATACAGCCCGCCGCTCGACGCCGTCCTCGACACGTACGCCGGCCGAGGCTTCGTCGTCAAGTGCGCGCCCGGAGTCGATTTCGCCGCCGTGCGGCGGCTCGGCTTCGCCGGTGAGATCGAGATCGTCTCCCACGGCGGCGGTGTACGCGAGGCGTGTCTGTGGTCAGCCGGGCTGGCGCCGGCCGGTGTGACGCGCCGCGCCAGCATCCTCGACCGCAACGAAGATCTCACCGACGCCGATCCCGAGGACTGCCCGGTGGCGCCGGCGGGACGCTGGATCGTCGACCCGGACGGCGCCGTCGTTCGAGCCGGGCTGGTGCGCCACTACGCGGCTCGGCACGGCCTGTGGCAGCTCGACCCCGAGATCGCCTACCTTTCCGGTGACCGGTTGCCCGACGGCGTACGCGGTTTCGAGGTGCTCGAGCAGGTCGCCTACCAGGAGAAGCGGCTTCGCCAGGCGCTCGCGGCCCACGATGCCGGAGCGCTCGAGATCCTGGTGCGCGGCGTGGATGTCGACCCGGACGCGCTGCGCCGACGGCTCAAGGCCCGCGGCGGTACCGCGTTGTCCGTCGTCGTCACCCGGCTGGGCAGTGGGACCGCAAGCCGGGCAACAGCCTTCCTATGTCGGCCGTCACGTTGA
- a CDS encoding esterase, translated as MRRVLSVAALLTATVLTGWTGGGVASAQTACADLGGALNAEQSCQVHASTPTYTLDFSFPAGYPDEQAVSAYLRQTRDGFVNVSEMPGSRGLPYALDAKGTAYHSGLAPRGTQSLVLEVYQNVGGAHPQTWFKAFNYDLGTRAPITFDTLFRPGTRPLDLVFPAVQTELQAKTGIDQPVLPGDGLDPQSYQNFAITDDAVIFFFGQGELLPEAAGATQASVPRAVLAPVLTI; from the coding sequence ATGAGACGAGTCCTCTCCGTCGCGGCGCTGCTGACCGCCACCGTGCTGACCGGTTGGACCGGCGGCGGTGTGGCGTCGGCGCAGACCGCCTGTGCCGACCTCGGCGGCGCGCTGAACGCCGAGCAGTCCTGTCAGGTGCACGCGTCGACCCCCACCTACACCCTCGACTTCAGCTTCCCGGCCGGCTATCCCGACGAGCAGGCGGTGTCGGCGTACCTGCGCCAGACCCGCGACGGGTTCGTCAACGTGTCGGAGATGCCGGGCTCGCGGGGACTGCCCTACGCGCTGGACGCCAAGGGCACCGCGTACCACTCCGGGCTGGCTCCGCGCGGGACCCAGAGCCTGGTGCTCGAGGTGTACCAGAACGTCGGTGGCGCCCACCCGCAGACCTGGTTCAAGGCGTTCAACTACGACCTCGGCACCCGGGCGCCGATCACGTTCGACACGCTGTTCCGCCCGGGCACCCGTCCGCTGGATCTGGTGTTTCCCGCGGTGCAGACCGAGCTGCAGGCCAAGACCGGGATCGACCAGCCCGTACTGCCCGGCGACGGGCTCGATCCCCAGAGCTACCAGAACTTCGCCATCACCGACGATGCGGTGATCTTCTTCTTCGGGCAGGGCGAACTGCTGCCCGAGGCCGCGGGCGCGACGCAGGCGTCGGTGCCGCGTGCGGTGCTCGCTCCGGTCCTGACGATCTAG